gtttgtccatgatagaatgacaactctatcatgacaccctcctgcttcttagggtttgtccatgatagacacacaactctatcatgacacccttctgcttcttagggtttatccatgatagacatgtcactctatcatgacgctctcttgcttcttagggtttgtccatgatagacacgtaactctatcatgacgccctcttgattcttagggtttgttcatgatagacatgccactctatcatgacgccctttTACTTCTTACGGTTTGTTCATggtagacacgcaactctatcatgacgccctcctgcttcttagggtttgttcatgatagacatgccactctatcatgacgtccttTTGGTTCTCAcggtttgtccatgatagacaggcaactctatcatgacgccctcttgCTTCTTAGTGTTTGTCCATggtagacacgcaactctatcatgacaccctctAGCTTCTTAGGggttgttcatgatagacatgttactctatcatgacgccctcttgcttcttagggtccatgatagacacacaactctatcatgacaccctctTGCTTCTGAGAGcttgtccatgatagacacgcaactctattaTGACACcctcttgcttcttagggtttgttcatgatagacatgccactttatcatgacgccctcGTGCTTCTTAgagtttgtccatgatagacacaCAACTCTATAATGACACCCTCCTGTTTCTTAGGGTTTCTTCATGATACACAtgtaactctatcatgacgtcctcTTGCTTCTTAgagtttgtccatgatagacacgcaactctatcatgacaccctctTGCATCTtaaggtttgttcatgatagacatgtcactctatcatgacgctctCATGCTTCTTAGGatttgtccatgatagacacgcaactctatcataaCGCCCTCctacttcttagggtttgtccatgatagacacgcaactctatcatatGACACCCTCTTTCTTCTtaaggtttgttcatgatagacacacaactctatcatgacgcccttcTACTTCTAGGGTTTGTCTATGATAGGCACGctactctatcatgacgccttcttgcttcttaaggtttgttcatgatagacacgcaactctatcatgacgccctcgttcttcttagggtttgtccacatagacacgcaactctatcatgacgccctcttgcttcttagggtttgtccatgataggcacgcaactctatcatgacaccctccTGCTTTTTAGTGTTTGTTCATGATATACATGTCACTCAATCATGACGCCCTCttacttcttagggtttgtccatgatagacacgcacAATCTCTTGCTTCTTATGGTTTATCCATGATAGATACGCAACTCTATAATGACACCCTCTTGCTTCTTAGTGTTTGTTCATAATAGacatgcaactctatcatgacaccctcgtgctttttagggtttgtccatgatagacacgcaactctatcatgacgccctccaGCTTCTTAGGatttgtccatgatagacacaCAACTCTATTATAATGCCCTTTTGCTTCtgagggtttgttcatgatagacatgtcactctatcatgacaccctcttgcttcttagggtttgttcataaTAGACATGccactctatcatgacgcccttgTTCTTCTTAGGGTTTATCCATGATAGACACGTAATTCTATCATAACATCCTCTTACTTCTTTGGGTTTGTTCAAGATAGACATGtcactctatcatgatgccctcttacttcttagggtttgtccatgattGATACGTAACTCTATAATGACGCCCTCCttcttcttagggtttgttaaTTATAGACATGTCagtctatcatgacgccctcttgcttcttagggttCATCCAAGATAGACACGCAACTTTATCATGACACCCTCTTGCTtgttagggtttgttcatgatagacatgccactctatcatgacgtcctcGTGCTTCCTAGcgtttgtccatgatagacacgaAACTCTATCATAATGCCCTCtagcttcttagggtttgttcatgatagatacgcaactctatcatgacaccctctggcttcttagggtttgttcatgatagacacacaactctatcatgacgccctccttcttcttagggtttgtccatgatagacacgcaactctatcatgacgccctcctccttcttagggtttgttcatgatacacccgcaactctatcatgacgccctcgtGCTTCTTAAGatttgtccatgatagacacgcaactctattaTAATGCCCTTCTGCTTCtgagggtttgttcatgatagacatgtcACTCTATCATGATACTCTCTTGCTTTATTAGGGTTTGTTCATAATAGACATGccactctatcatgacgccctcgtgcttcttagggtttgtttaCGATAGACAcacaactctatcatgacactctcctatttcttagggtttgttcatgatagacatgtcactctatcatgacgccctttTGCTTCTTATTCTGGTGCGTCTGCTCTTGAACTTCATTTTATACTGTTATGCATCCTTTACTATACTCTTACATCATCACAACggagaataatatatatatatatatatatatatatattttgcgTGTGACTCAACTTGAAGTTTCCCTttagctgcctacgtaccctttataatgtagggatcaagtcataacgtagttcaatttttttatttacttaatgACGTTAAGCATAAAATTTCTTGAGAAACTTGTCGTTGATTGTGGCAATTTTTAATCCATCTCGATTAACAATCTTGTACGCGCCATTTGTGTAAACTTCTTTGACAATATAGGGTCCGTCCCATTTAGGTGTAAACTTATTCCCCATATGCCTTGTCGTGACGATAGGTCTTTTTACTACAAGCACTAAATCACCAACTTGAAATGATCGAGGCTTTACATGTTTGTCAAAAGCTTTAGACATTCGGGCTTGGTAACATTCCAATGCTTGCTGAGCTTCTAATCGCTTTTCATCAAGTGCTTCTCACTCTGGAAGACGTAACTTGACGTTGTCTTCAGTAGTCAACCCTTCTTGCACTGCCATTCTTAATGATGGGATTTCTCTTTCAAGGGGAAGGACAGCCTCTACATCGTAAACAAGCGAATATGGTGTAACCCTTGTAGGAGTGCGATGAGTGGTTCGATAAGCCCACAATGCTTCACCGATTCTTTCTTGTCAATCCCTCTTCGACTTGGAAATAATTTTCTTTAGAAGATTGCATAACGCCTTATTGAATGCTTCTGCTAGGCCATTCGCAGCTGCGTTGTACATAGATGACTTGTATTgcttgaacttgaatttttcaCATAATTTATCTACCATGCTATTGGAGAATTGTCTTCCATTATCTGTCACAATCCGGTGAGGAATACCGTATCGATAGATGATGTGGCTACGAATAAATTTTGCCACGTTCTCCTTCTTGGCCTCTCTCAAGGGAATGGCCTCAGCCCATTTTGAGAAATAATCTGTTGCTGCAAGGATATAAGAATGTCCTGCTGATGATTTTGGTGTAATAGGACCAACCAGATCGAGTCCCCAAGCCTCAAACAGCCAAGAAGCCACAGTTTGATGTAGAGGCTCTGGAGGCTGATGTATGAAATTTGCATGGTATTGACAAGCTTCACACTCTTTGCATAGTCCATTGAATCTTGAACCATCTTAGGATAGCTCATTCTTCTTAACTGAAATTGAAGCTTTGGTCCCGATTGATGTGCTCTACAGACGCCTGCATGTGTTTCCTCTAGAGCTTTTATTGACTCTTCCTTTCCAAGACATCTAAGAAAGAGTCCTTCAAGAGAACGACGATATAAAGTTCTTTTGTAATAAATAAAGTGTGCAACCCTTCTTCGTACGTCTGTTTTATGACGAGAATCCTTCAGAAGTTTTCCGTGCTCAAGATACTCTATGATGGGTTGACGtcaatcttcttcatcaatcaaATGAGATGTCGTTACGTTTGCTTCCTGACATTCAGGCAAAAGTGGAGGCATAATCCATTGTTGATAAAGTGATATATTTAGAGCTACGTTATCTAGCATGATCAAGGCAGTGGCTAAATTTGCCAATGTGTCTGCTCTTTTGTTTTCTGTTCTAGGGACATGCTCCAGCATCACACTGTCAAACCTTTCCATCAATTGTCTAGCAAAAGTGAAGTATGGCTTCAAGTCTTCATGTTTCACGTCATACTGAAGCGAGAgttgattgattatcaactttgaatcgccgtaaatttctatgaatgatactCCGATTTCTAATGCCATTTGAAGGCCAATTATCAAGGCCTGATATTCACCACATTGTTTGAGCACAATTCAGCAAGCACAAATCTATAAGGCAACATATGTTTTTCAAGAGAAATGAGGACGATGCCTGCCCTCGCACCACTCCTTCGCGCTGCGCCATCAAAATACATAGTCCAAGGTTCCACCACTTCCGTGAAGAAAACTTCATCATCTAGCAAATCCTCACTTAACTTCCAATTTGAAGGAATTGGGTGGTACGCCAAAAAATCGACCAACGCTTGTCCTTTTATCGCCTTTTGGGAAATATAGACAATGTCATATTGCTGGAGTATAACCGCCCATTTGGCTAAGCATCCAGAGATAATCGGCCTAGACAAAACATACTTTATAGGGTCCGCCTTTACTACTAGATGAACCGTGAAGGCCTGCATATAATGCCTCAACTTATCGATGGCAAAGAAAAGTGCAAGGCACATTTTCTCAATGGGAGAATAGTTAACTTCGGCCCCAACTAAAGTTTTGCTTAGATAGTAGAGAGCACGTTCCTTTCCTTTCTCCTGCTCTTGCGCCAACAATGTGCCTAGAGACCTTTCTTCTGCAGCAATGTACAATATTAATGGCTCGCCAGGTACTGGAGCTCCTAATACTGCGGGATTGAGCAAGTAtttctttatgctatcaaaaGCATTCTGACAAGCCTCACCTCACATAAAACTTTCTCCTTTTCTCATTAACTTTTGAAAAGGTTGGCACCGACCAGCCAGGTTGGAAATAAACCTTTGAATGTAAGCCAATCGTCCTTGGAGACTTCTTAGGTCATGCAAACTCTTTGGTCTTGGCATCTTCTGGATGGCATCAATCTTGGACTGGTCTATCTCAATCCCTCGATTTCTTACAATAAAGCTAAAAAACTTTCTTGAAGTTACACCGAACGCGCATTTAAGAGGGTCCATCCTCAACTAATATTTTCGCAAGTGATCGAACATAACTTTTAGATCCTTCAAATGGTCTTGTCGTCTCTTGGATTTGACCACAAGGTCATCAACGTAGCACTCCACATACTTATGTAGCATATCGTCAAACACTTTTTGCATAGCACGTTGATAAGTGGCACCAGCATTTTTTAATCCAAAGGGCATCACCTTGTAACAATATATTCCCTTTAGGGTCCTGAAAGTTGTCATTTCTTCATCTGAAAGGGCCATTCGTATTTGATTATATCCAGACGACCCATCCATAAAGGATAGTGCCTCGTGTCCAGTAGTTGCAACAACCATGATTTTTGTGATGGGTAAAGGAAAATCATCTTTAGGGCATACATTATTCAGGTCACGGAAGTCTACGCAAACACGAAGCTgtccgtttttttttttctgacaGGGACAATATTTGCTATCCATGTGGGATATTTGACTTCGGGAATGAATCCTGCTTcaatcaacttgttgacttcaaCCTCGATCTGGGGAATAAGCTCTGGTCGAAAACATCGTTGTGCTTGTTTAATCGGTCGATACCCTAGTTTAATTGCAAGATGATGGACTGTTACCTTTGGATCAAGTCCTGACATCTCCTTGTACGACCAAGCAAAAATGTCCTTATACTCTGTAAGCAAACTCATGTACTTACCCTACTCTTCACTAGAGAGAGATGCACTAATGAAAGTTGGGCGCGGTTCTTCTATTGTACCAAGGTTTACCTCTTCCAGCTCGTCTACGGTAAATTGGCCACCATTCTCTAGACTCTATGGGACATCTTCCGCGTCTTCTTCAGGAATTTGTATCCTTAATTCCTCAAGAATGATGATGTGATGACATGAGATTTCACCTTCTTCTTGTTTTAAGTCTTCCTTTTAAGGATTAGTTAATATAACATCATGTTTTTCACCTTCAAGGAACCTTGACTTGTATTCAGAGtaacaaaagtttttctttccaTTTAGGAAGGAACATTGCTATGAATTTCTCTCTCCCTTTACCTCACAAGGAAACTCCTTACCATGGCATCTCTTAACGTCTATATGCTTAATTCGGTGTCAGATCGATGCGCGAGATGTTGATTCCTTCTTCTTTGTGTCTATGCTAGAATCAGTTTAGACATGTGGGTCTCCATCCCGAAGACGATTAATAATTGGAGCGCGAGGTGTATGTacgtttttctttttaactatgCTTAACCTTTCAAAGGCCGATGGTCTTGTAGTCATCGAGACCTGACATAtacctttcttctttttaaagGTCATAGTTAGCCTTTGAAAGGCCGATCGTCGATCAAGATTAGATGTTGACTGAAGATCTTTTCTTTCTGCCTCTGTCATGCTTAGTCTTTCAAATACTGAGGCGCGTGCAACATGTGGACCAATTCGGTCAAATGCTGAGGTTCTTTGACTgtcaccttctttttcttccatactaTCGACCTTCTTTACAGTTATGTGATTGCTGTCAACCacttttcctttccctttctAGTTGTACGGATTGGCTCTGGTGACTTGTATCCGAGTCCTTTTCTTGACATGGGTATAACATGTCCTTCCCGTAACAGCTTCTTTTGGGTTGAGGAAAGCTTAGGTTGTTCGtgaattttcaaacttttaaactCAACGTGAGTTGTGAAGTCATAACCTGCTTTTGCCATCAATTTGTAAGCCTTGGGGTCGAACCCGTCTTTCGTCCGCCTTTGAAGCAAGCTTGCTTCTGTCAGGTCTATCTTTATTTCTTGCTTAGTTATTTTGGTAAGCGGTGTAGTGaaacttttttttaagactTCAATGTCACCAACTTTCAAGCCTTGTAGGGACTCTACAAATGGTTATTCGCCTTTCTTACGCCTCGACAGGGGAGCATAGCGCAAAATCGGTGGGTTCGAAGTCTTTTCATCCATTAAGATCACACTTTTTGCGGTGCTTGTGGACGCCTCACTCTTTCCAGAATGAAAGGTTCCTGTACTTTTATGTGGTTCCCTGCTTGCAAGTGATTTCAGCTGTAAATTATCATCTCTGTTTACAAGAGGAACTACTACAGACACGACTTCTGGACTACCATCGttctttaaataaaactttGCATCTGCAAAGTGAGATTCGGCCTCTGAGAATGGGTTGGAGTCGACTTCAACCTTCTTTACGCCATCttgataaaatttgaaacaCTGATGCAGTGTCCATGTTACTACTCCATTTCCATGAATCCAAGGACGACCGAGTAACAACTTATAAGTGGTCCTCGAATCTATGACATGAAACAATGCACTAGCCTTCAGGTCACCAATTATGAGTTCTAAGCGTATCATACCTATTACTCTTTTGCTGCCTTGATTGAAACCTTGAATTACCAGTTTACTATTTGAGAGTTCCTCCATTAAGATGCCTAATTGCCTCATAGTCGATTTTGGCATTATGTTGACAGCTGGTCCATTATCGACGAGAATTCGGTCGACTCTCTGTTCTCGAACATATCGAGAAACATACAAGggtctattatgaagtttagatCCCAATAGTAAATCCTCATCTGAGAAGTCTATAGACATGCAGTAAGGAGTACTTTCATATGTCGCAATTGGAGCACTCGAACTTGATGCTGCTGAATTCAACAATGCATTAATGAGGATGGTTTTGATTTCTTGAGGAAATGATAACAAATCATACACATTGAACCTCGATAGGTCTTTTGACACTCATTCCTCCTCTAATGATCTTAACGGGATGCTTTCTTCCTCGGTTGCATTAATAGCATGACATGCAACAACTTCTGGGTTTTCATCCTGATGATCACCAAGGAATCTTGTTGGAAAGAAGTCTGCCAAGGTTACTAAGCGCTGAGTTCGAGGGAAATCCTTATCTTCCTCATGCACGAGCTTAAGCTTTcgagtcttcttctttttcttattcttttgagcCTTATTCCCCCTTCTATAATTTCTGTAGAAGCGAGGCTCTTTTTGGATCGGAgttgactttcttttctttcggcGGGTCACAACAGTCCATccttcatcgtcttcttcgatcaatctttctttttcttgagaaTCCTCAGGTGCAACTTCCTGATGGAATCGGACCACTACAGGCTCAAAGGTTCTGAACTGGACCAAGCTTTCCCTTTGCTCAAAAATCAACTTTGGCGAAAGAGCCTCTGACATTATCATTGTTGCAGCATGGTTTGTTTAAGCTACCTCTTCCAGGTCCTGGTCGATATTTTTCTCACGAGCTAACcttagaattagctctttcaacacCGAACAGTTCTCTACCAAGTGACTGATGACCCGATGATATTTGCAGTAATTGGGATCATCCACCTTTCCTGCTTGCTGAGGTCGCTTACATTCCGACAGTTGGATCAGTTGCTTCTCCAATAGTTGCTCTAGCATGTCGGCAATATCTAAATAAGAAAATGGGTAGACTTCTtcctgtctttcttttaaagtcaGACGTCATCTCTCGCTTCCATCATCATTCTTTTCAGCTcccccttcttttctttttgagaaCTTCAGTGGGGTCGTGTTTACGACCATAGATTCTTTCACAGTACTCTTCACTACCTTTTCGGCACTCTTTGTCtccttcttatcttttcttaatTCAGGAACAGGAAAATCCTTGGTTCCTCTGTTGGCAATgctcaattccatatcatgagcgcgagttgctaactcttcaaatgtgcATGGCTTGTAAAATGTAGAGGAGTCTCtaatgcatgccttgggtgtACATTTCTACCGCTGACAGTTCGGTGACTCAATCTTTGCAGTCAAGACTTAAagctctccatcggtttatgtaatcgatgactggctctcccttcCGCTGTTTGGTTTTGTAAGCTCCATCATACTTACGGTACGTCTGGTGCTATAGAAACGGTTGAGGAACTCCTTTTCTAATTGTTCCCAGCTGTCAATGACTTCTGGCTCTATATCAGTataccactcgaaagcatttcctttcaagcttcgaaCGAATTGCCTGACAAGTTGGTCTTCCATGATCCTGCATTCTCACATGTTTCGACGAAGTGGGCGATATGTTGCTTTGGGTTGCCTTTTCAATCGAATTGCTGGAATTctggaggttggtacccaagtggcattctcaagttatcgattctcttggtgtacggcttagagtacatgaaagtaGTTTGCGGTGGTCCTTCGTACTAagctctaatggaattcgcGATCATATCCTGTAGCTGCTGAACTGAAAGATAAGCAACAGAGAgtgattgttgttgtggtttgTTTTCCTGTACCACATTCTTTcctttatcagtagctttgacaacaagagtttgacttgactcagcAGTTTCACGAGTCCGCATTTGCTCCCTCAAAGCTGTGATTTCATGGTCTCGTTCCACCACAGCTTTCATCAGGAAGTTaattttcctctccatctctgTCATGGCAGCTTCGGCCGTATATCagccatcatgacag
This region of Cucumis melo cultivar AY chromosome 7, USDA_Cmelo_AY_1.0, whole genome shotgun sequence genomic DNA includes:
- the LOC127150362 gene encoding uncharacterized protein LOC127150362, giving the protein MDPLKCAFGVTSRKFFSFIVRNRGIEIDQSKIDAIQKMPRPKSLHDLRSLQGRLAYIQSIKKYLLNPAVLGAPVPGEPLILYIAAEERSLGTLLAQEQEKGKERALYYLSKTLVGAEVNYSPIEKMCLALFFAIDKLRHYMQAFTVHLVVKADPIKYVLSRPIISGCLAKWAVILQQYDIVYISQKAIKGQALVDFLAYHPIPSNWKLSEDLLDDEVFFTEVALIIGLQMALEIGVSFIEIYGDSKLIINQLSLQYDVKHEDLKPYFTFARQLMERFDSVMLEHVPRTENKRADTLANLATALIMLDNVALNISLYQQWIMPPLLPECQEANPPEPLHQTVASWLFEAWGLDLVGPITPKSSAGHSYILAATDYFSKWAEAIPLREAKKENVAKFIRSHIIYRYGIPHRIVTDNGRQFSNSMVDKLCEKFKFKQYKSSMYNAAANGLAEAFNKALCNLLKKIISKSKRD